In Mangrovivirga cuniculi, the following proteins share a genomic window:
- a CDS encoding tetratricopeptide repeat protein: MLAFQVISIFGQDKSLGFSVDKDQTGVFIADKGTYVTLSGAAGSTIITQDSSVHQLQTVVKKLNLLGLEAYSINNTLTASFVTANPKGDTFKNQKALWKSQYNSINTTGIDLTNKANTGFGEVALLNQGNLPEISFTFENGNLNGIIINRSEGALWVSSSHINSNDISGKGSKGQDYFYQAYVFYLNGQKEDALKAFDKYLSLNNSDKNAFHIAIQLSLDLNDNQKAKLFLNRLLDQYPNDQKALLTRIQLNLKEERYSDVVNDINKLNNPSDSLILIRARSNFNLNRKEDAISDYNVVISKFPNLEDYENYTLALIDQNTSKMNEAALKAADLGSENLIILSLAGKTLIDDKSYDKGIVLLEKVLNEQPNNQVILEYLARASFNSGNWEKAIKYYDALLAIRPLSAEEAFNAGEAFLTLGMTSKAIEMWNKAAGAGYSGNDFYKRKGDLELQAGDSIAASADYKMYFEKTGDKSIAVKIAKLEYGQKNNDLALEWSKNAIEAGSTDPKMDLIAGISSYELNNQEEAFNFLSSLRGTQVLSDKGHYYLGLLMADKELYSDALDQLNKAKVSGYQAAELDRLLMELNYQAGNYQEAIKFATEILKKDAENSEALITRGMSYYQLSDKDNSFNDLKAAGSSVKNQTKALELLAMLAVERNDDEAEKYVNAAISNGIEKSAYYMYLAELNESRGDKEKAAQNLEKVISLGNGNAQIFLRLAELYYDLENYDNAVSNYDKGISEALNDVNIVTNYSLALVNTGRIDAARNQLEKAVALESQNPAVYYHLGVIYIADSKPNEALEVFSRAEDLGLKSEELYTARGNAYSLNTNYEQALSSFDKALNINSDFLPALNGRAKVQLELGNYEKALADAKMIQEAGNSDAVTYSIIGRSLFNLGKYEEALDPLTKAINGGINNGMLYGYRGIVNYKTNNCEEATTDITVAMNKGFNSPALKGAKGGCLFKNNEYSEALPLLIESKEDGYSESEINKKIGVSYYHTGEYEKANKYLEEASEDLPEDKETPYILGNSYFRSEYFDKSVIAYQDAASRGNQDPLLYNNLGKALEKDNKPGAALDAYDKAIELDEQYTRAFENRGVLNIQMENFEDGIDDLVFAEQLNGGKLQGELYVKIAEAYNQLERYGAAISYYEKAINNGAGSPEQLTALGDVFIETESFRDAINRYTQALNINKEYLPAYSSRALAHMYLGNNQAAVEDLNVILANDPDNANARYNRGFLMEQLGNFEAAISDYNKFIDNNPKDDQVVFDRANAYFSLESYSEALKDYNKAIEINPEEGKYYRGKGSSLYQLKDIQNACEAWGKGKDLGDRESAFYLKQYCE; the protein is encoded by the coding sequence ATGCTGGCCTTTCAAGTTATTAGCATTTTCGGACAGGATAAAAGCTTAGGGTTTTCAGTAGATAAGGATCAAACCGGCGTTTTCATTGCTGATAAGGGAACTTATGTCACTTTATCAGGTGCTGCTGGATCTACTATAATTACTCAGGACAGTTCAGTTCACCAACTTCAAACTGTTGTAAAGAAGTTAAACCTCCTGGGTTTAGAAGCATATTCTATTAACAATACTCTTACTGCTTCCTTTGTTACTGCCAATCCTAAAGGAGATACATTTAAAAATCAGAAAGCATTGTGGAAGTCACAATACAATTCTATCAATACAACCGGAATAGATTTAACCAATAAAGCCAATACCGGATTCGGTGAAGTTGCCTTATTGAATCAGGGTAATCTTCCCGAAATCTCTTTTACATTTGAAAACGGAAATTTAAATGGTATCATAATAAATAGATCCGAAGGTGCATTATGGGTATCTTCTTCGCATATTAATTCCAATGATATTTCAGGTAAAGGTTCCAAAGGACAGGATTATTTTTATCAGGCTTATGTATTCTATTTAAATGGGCAAAAGGAAGATGCCCTGAAAGCCTTTGATAAATACTTAAGTCTCAATAATTCCGATAAAAACGCTTTTCATATAGCGATCCAATTATCTTTAGATCTTAACGATAATCAAAAAGCAAAATTATTTCTGAACAGGTTACTGGATCAATATCCCAATGATCAAAAGGCTCTTCTTACAAGAATTCAATTAAATCTTAAAGAGGAGAGGTATAGTGACGTAGTAAATGACATAAATAAATTAAACAATCCATCTGACTCTTTAATTCTTATTAGAGCACGTTCAAATTTTAATCTTAACCGGAAAGAGGATGCTATTAGCGATTACAATGTTGTGATATCGAAATTCCCTAACCTGGAAGATTACGAAAATTATACTTTAGCATTGATTGATCAGAATACATCCAAAATGAATGAAGCTGCATTAAAAGCAGCAGACCTGGGTTCTGAAAATTTAATAATTTTATCATTGGCTGGTAAAACTCTAATCGATGATAAAAGCTATGATAAGGGCATTGTCTTACTGGAAAAAGTTTTAAATGAACAGCCAAATAACCAGGTTATTCTGGAGTATTTGGCCAGAGCATCTTTTAATAGCGGAAACTGGGAAAAAGCAATTAAATATTATGATGCTCTACTAGCAATACGACCCTTAAGTGCAGAGGAAGCTTTTAATGCTGGGGAAGCATTTTTGACTTTAGGAATGACTTCTAAAGCTATTGAAATGTGGAATAAAGCTGCTGGTGCAGGGTATTCCGGAAATGATTTTTATAAGAGGAAAGGAGATCTGGAACTTCAAGCCGGGGATTCAATTGCTGCTTCAGCAGATTATAAAATGTATTTTGAAAAAACTGGAGATAAGTCAATAGCTGTAAAAATTGCAAAATTAGAATATGGTCAGAAAAACAATGATTTAGCTTTAGAGTGGTCTAAAAATGCTATAGAAGCTGGGAGTACTGATCCAAAAATGGATTTGATAGCCGGGATTTCCTCATACGAATTAAATAATCAGGAAGAAGCTTTTAATTTTCTTTCTTCACTAAGAGGAACTCAAGTCCTTTCTGATAAGGGCCACTATTATCTAGGCTTGTTAATGGCTGATAAAGAACTTTATTCGGATGCATTGGATCAACTTAACAAGGCGAAAGTCTCAGGTTATCAGGCTGCAGAACTGGATAGGTTATTAATGGAATTAAATTACCAGGCTGGAAATTATCAGGAGGCTATCAAGTTTGCAACAGAAATTTTAAAAAAGGATGCAGAAAATTCAGAAGCGCTGATCACCAGGGGAATGTCTTATTACCAACTTAGTGATAAGGATAATTCTTTTAATGATTTAAAAGCTGCAGGAAGCTCAGTGAAAAATCAAACTAAGGCTCTTGAACTTCTGGCAATGCTGGCAGTTGAACGTAATGATGATGAGGCTGAGAAATATGTCAATGCTGCGATATCAAATGGAATAGAAAAGTCAGCTTATTATATGTATCTCGCTGAACTGAATGAGTCCAGAGGTGATAAAGAAAAAGCAGCTCAAAATCTTGAAAAGGTTATCTCACTGGGTAATGGAAATGCACAGATTTTTTTAAGACTTGCCGAATTGTATTATGATCTTGAAAATTATGATAATGCTGTCTCAAATTATGATAAAGGTATTTCAGAGGCTTTGAATGATGTTAATATTGTTACAAACTACTCATTGGCTTTAGTGAATACCGGCAGAATAGATGCCGCCAGAAATCAACTTGAAAAAGCTGTTGCTTTAGAATCTCAAAATCCCGCTGTTTATTATCATCTGGGAGTGATTTATATTGCTGATAGTAAACCCAACGAAGCACTGGAGGTGTTCAGTCGTGCAGAGGATTTGGGATTGAAATCTGAAGAGCTTTATACAGCCAGGGGAAATGCATATTCGTTAAATACAAATTATGAACAGGCTTTATCTTCTTTTGATAAGGCATTAAATATTAACTCTGACTTTTTACCTGCATTAAATGGACGAGCAAAAGTTCAACTCGAACTGGGTAATTATGAAAAAGCATTAGCTGATGCTAAAATGATCCAGGAAGCCGGAAATTCCGATGCAGTAACTTATTCGATTATTGGCAGGTCGTTGTTCAACCTGGGAAAATATGAGGAAGCTCTGGATCCACTGACCAAAGCGATTAATGGAGGGATTAACAATGGGATGTTATATGGATACAGAGGCATCGTTAATTATAAGACAAATAATTGTGAAGAAGCTACAACTGATATAACAGTTGCTATGAACAAAGGCTTTAATTCTCCTGCCTTGAAAGGTGCTAAAGGAGGATGTCTATTCAAAAACAATGAATATTCCGAAGCATTACCTCTTTTAATTGAATCTAAAGAAGATGGCTATTCAGAATCTGAAATTAATAAGAAAATAGGTGTTAGTTATTATCATACTGGTGAATATGAAAAGGCTAATAAATACTTAGAGGAGGCATCTGAAGACTTACCTGAAGATAAAGAAACCCCATATATTTTAGGTAACAGCTATTTCAGATCTGAATATTTTGATAAATCAGTTATTGCCTATCAGGATGCTGCTTCAAGAGGTAATCAGGATCCGTTATTATATAATAATCTTGGAAAAGCTCTTGAAAAGGATAATAAACCAGGAGCTGCACTAGATGCATATGATAAAGCAATCGAATTAGATGAGCAGTATACAAGAGCCTTTGAAAACAGGGGAGTGCTCAATATTCAAATGGAAAATTTTGAGGATGGTATCGATGATCTGGTATTTGCTGAGCAATTAAACGGAGGTAAACTTCAAGGTGAGTTATATGTGAAGATTGCGGAAGCATACAACCAGTTGGAGAGATATGGTGCTGCAATTTCTTACTATGAGAAGGCTATTAATAATGGGGCAGGGAGCCCGGAACAACTAACTGCCCTGGGTGATGTATTTATCGAGACTGAGAGCTTCAGAGATGCCATAAACAGATATACCCAGGCACTAAATATTAATAAAGAATACCTGCCTGCATATAGCAGCCGGGCATTGGCTCATATGTACCTGGGAAATAACCAGGCAGCAGTTGAAGATCTGAATGTTATACTTGCCAATGATCCTGATAATGCAAATGCCAGATATAATCGCGGTTTCTTAATGGAACAACTAGGGAATTTTGAAGCAGCTATCAGTGATTACAATAAATTCATTGATAATAACCCCAAAGATGATCAGGTGGTATTTGACCGGGCAAATGCATATTTTTCTCTTGAATCATATTCCGAAGCTTTAAAAGATTATAATAAAGCCATTGAAATTAATCCGGAGGAAGGTAAGTACTATCGAGGAAAAGGGTCTTCTCTTTATCAGTTGAAAGATATACAAAACGCCTGTGAGGCATGGGGGAAAGGAAAAGATTTAGGAGATAGAGAGTCTGCATTTTATTTAAAACAATATTGCGAATGA
- a CDS encoding DMT family transporter, with the protein MKSQIVPHIQLFIVALIYGANYSIAKSIMPEWLTPNAFIFIRIASGAVAFWILAPLFGGNEKISKSDYPRLMICGLTGTAMNQLFFFKGLVYTSSVNASVIMTLSPILVLVISAIILRTRMTTVKISGIILGAIGAGLLLGQKNFNLDNDSFIGDLFILVNASSYAFYLVLVKPLMVKYNAMTVVKWVFTFGLLFIFPFGIADAIQTSYVVMPWTVVLRISYVVICTTILAYMLNLFAMKKVNPSVVGAYIYLQPVCAMLISVFILNNELTLEKIVYSLLIFIGVYMVSQPGFKKKAA; encoded by the coding sequence ATGAAAAGTCAAATTGTGCCTCATATTCAGCTATTTATAGTCGCTTTAATATATGGAGCCAATTATTCCATAGCAAAGTCTATTATGCCGGAATGGCTAACTCCCAATGCTTTCATTTTTATTCGAATTGCTTCAGGTGCCGTGGCCTTTTGGATATTAGCTCCGCTATTTGGCGGTAATGAGAAGATAAGTAAGTCCGATTATCCACGTCTTATGATATGTGGACTTACAGGTACAGCCATGAACCAGCTTTTCTTTTTTAAAGGGTTGGTTTATACGAGCTCAGTGAATGCGTCTGTGATCATGACCTTAAGCCCAATTCTCGTATTGGTAATTAGCGCTATTATATTGAGAACCCGGATGACTACGGTTAAGATCTCCGGAATAATTCTGGGAGCTATTGGTGCCGGTTTATTATTGGGTCAAAAAAATTTCAATCTCGACAACGATAGTTTTATAGGTGACCTTTTTATACTAGTCAACGCTTCTTCATATGCTTTTTATCTGGTATTAGTAAAGCCACTAATGGTGAAATATAATGCGATGACTGTTGTTAAATGGGTTTTTACTTTTGGTTTATTATTTATATTCCCGTTTGGTATTGCCGATGCTATACAAACATCATATGTGGTAATGCCTTGGACAGTTGTATTAAGAATAAGCTACGTGGTCATCTGCACTACCATTTTAGCCTATATGCTTAATTTGTTTGCAATGAAAAAGGTAAATCCTTCCGTAGTCGGAGCTTATATCTATTTGCAGCCTGTTTGTGCAATGCTCATATCAGTATTCATTTTAAATAATGAATTGACCCTGGAAAAGATAGTTTACAGTTTGCTCATATTTATTGGCGTATATATGGTTTCCCAGCCTGGTTTTAAAAAGAAAGCTGCCTGA
- a CDS encoding TPM domain-containing protein, with protein MIRIVGLYFLFFISSLTAKAQIEGYIFDNAELLKKKEFSSLEFFMRGINEENAPEYVFYSLNGLMGEDIYEVGKRLYSNIITKNDIIDQGVLYIYSKEENEFALITGESLKWHYGRSFEDSITNITKSYFEEEEYFTGLSKTFTQLYSMFNKRVPWQISYNSFTELGNDLANSEGKLVEFTGIPITKNLTTRHDPDIYMSNEYYIRVKGDNGKVIRLFYTIDMLDDIQKLISSPKARIIARIGSLRPFKFLYVGRKPLSQ; from the coding sequence ATGATCAGAATAGTCGGGCTGTATTTTTTATTTTTTATTTCTTCTCTTACCGCAAAGGCTCAAATTGAGGGATATATTTTTGACAATGCTGAATTGCTTAAAAAGAAAGAATTTTCATCTCTTGAATTCTTTATGCGTGGTATTAATGAAGAAAATGCTCCTGAATATGTATTCTATTCTTTGAATGGACTAATGGGAGAAGACATTTATGAGGTTGGGAAAAGATTATATTCCAATATAATTACCAAAAATGACATTATAGACCAGGGGGTACTTTACATTTATTCTAAAGAAGAAAATGAATTTGCTCTGATCACCGGTGAATCCCTGAAATGGCATTATGGTAGGTCATTTGAAGATAGCATCACTAATATTACCAAATCTTATTTTGAAGAAGAAGAGTATTTCACCGGACTATCTAAGACTTTCACTCAATTGTATTCCATGTTCAATAAACGGGTTCCATGGCAAATCTCTTATAATTCATTTACTGAACTAGGAAACGATCTGGCTAATAGTGAAGGTAAACTGGTAGAATTCACAGGAATCCCAATAACTAAAAACCTGACCACTCGCCATGACCCTGATATTTATATGAGCAATGAGTATTATATAAGAGTAAAAGGGGATAATGGGAAAGTAATCAGACTATTTTATACGATAGATATGTTAGATGATATCCAAAAGCTGATTTCTTCTCCTAAAGCCAGAATTATTGCAAGAATTGGTAGTCTCAGACCTTTTAAGTTTCTCTATGTAGGCAGGAAACCTTTAAGTCAATAA
- a CDS encoding M16 family metallopeptidase — MLDRTKAPYKNDLVQPDIIKAQEAFIFENTPVFFVHSDTQEALKIEIITDSGSKFEQKPAAASTALSLLNEGTKSRTGSQISDGFDSRGAFTDFNNTSDRQHMSCYTLERFFPEIIELMSDVWINPSFPEDELERYQTQKAEQIAQQRKKNQYKAAEVFKNSLFGKNHPYGRTVGPEEIKSINREDLIDFHPTMYRNPAIFLSGKVSDNVLTTLQDHLQKIPVSKANNSKIKKPEQITDLIVINRPDSLQSTIRMGLPIIDRGHEDYYKLVVTNELFGGYFGSRLMKNLREDKGYTYGVHSRLMHLEDEGYMIVGTDVIREKTEDSLKEIQSELERLATESVEQFEFDTVINYLKGNFISSINTPYSLVDKFKSLYFYDLDYGFYDNYFENLDRITPADIKNTVEKYLLNNDWTKVVVGDLK, encoded by the coding sequence ATGCTTGACAGAACTAAAGCACCATACAAAAACGATTTAGTTCAGCCGGACATTATAAAAGCACAGGAAGCTTTCATTTTTGAAAATACTCCTGTGTTTTTTGTTCATTCTGATACTCAGGAAGCGTTGAAAATTGAAATCATAACAGATTCAGGTTCAAAATTTGAACAAAAACCGGCAGCTGCATCTACCGCTCTATCTCTTTTAAATGAAGGAACTAAAAGTCGTACCGGCAGCCAGATTTCTGATGGGTTTGACAGCCGCGGAGCTTTTACGGATTTTAATAATACGAGTGACAGACAGCACATGTCTTGCTATACCCTTGAAAGGTTTTTTCCTGAAATTATTGAACTAATGTCTGATGTCTGGATAAATCCATCTTTCCCTGAAGACGAACTTGAAAGATATCAGACCCAAAAAGCAGAACAGATCGCCCAGCAGAGAAAAAAGAATCAATATAAAGCTGCAGAAGTTTTCAAAAATTCTCTTTTTGGTAAAAATCATCCTTATGGACGTACTGTCGGACCTGAAGAGATCAAATCTATAAACAGAGAAGATCTAATAGACTTTCATCCGACAATGTATAGAAACCCGGCAATATTTTTAAGTGGTAAGGTAAGTGATAATGTTTTAACTACTCTGCAGGATCATCTGCAGAAAATACCGGTATCTAAGGCAAATAATTCAAAGATTAAAAAGCCAGAACAGATCACAGACCTGATAGTAATTAACCGTCCGGATAGTCTGCAATCTACAATAAGAATGGGATTACCAATTATAGACCGAGGGCATGAAGATTATTATAAATTGGTAGTTACTAATGAATTATTTGGAGGTTATTTTGGTAGCCGATTAATGAAAAATCTTCGAGAAGATAAGGGGTACACCTATGGAGTTCATTCAAGATTAATGCATCTTGAAGACGAGGGCTATATGATAGTTGGAACGGATGTTATAAGAGAAAAAACAGAGGATTCTTTAAAAGAAATTCAATCTGAATTGGAAAGACTGGCTACCGAATCAGTAGAACAATTTGAATTTGACACGGTAATAAATTATTTAAAAGGGAACTTTATTTCTTCTATAAATACACCTTATTCACTCGTGGACAAATTTAAAAGCCTCTATTTTTATGATCTTGATTATGGCTTTTATGATAATTATTTTGAAAATCTTGATCGAATTACACCCGCAGATATTAAAAATACTGTAGAAAAATACCTTTTAAATAACGATTGGACTAAAGTTGTAGTCGGAGATTTAAAATAA
- the porV gene encoding type IX secretion system outer membrane channel protein PorV, whose product MKKILFVPIIFLGINLSTFAQGAIIAGQDSTRNVITTAVPFLTIGPDARASGMGDAGGALSPDINATYWNPAKLVFVEGDMGFSFSYSPWLSKIINDMGLYYLNGYKKLDQNNTLGASLKYFDLGDIPLATDDGTESGTFSPREFAIDVVYSRKLNEGRGVGASFRFIHSNLSGNFTNSAFDTKPGTSVAVDIGYYNNKEITFLKKPTDWIFAAAITNIGSKMTYTNDNNRDWLPTNLRVGTSFGIEIDPYNKFTFAVDLNKLMVPTPPIYERDSNGNIIFDPNTGDPIIREGKDPNRGLLSGMFGSFADAPGGFSEEMKEFQIAFGMEYAYRNAFFARTGYFYENEMKGNRRYFTLGLGLEYQKFGIDFSYLIPTIQNHPLAETLRFTLQYNFDEKEDTDND is encoded by the coding sequence ATGAAAAAAATCCTATTTGTTCCAATCATATTTTTAGGAATTAACTTATCAACTTTTGCGCAGGGGGCTATCATTGCTGGTCAGGATTCAACCAGGAATGTTATAACTACTGCAGTGCCTTTTTTAACTATTGGCCCTGATGCAAGAGCATCCGGAATGGGCGATGCCGGAGGAGCATTATCTCCGGATATCAATGCAACTTATTGGAACCCTGCAAAACTTGTATTTGTGGAAGGTGACATGGGCTTTTCATTTTCCTATTCTCCATGGCTTAGCAAAATCATCAACGACATGGGGCTTTATTACCTTAATGGTTATAAAAAACTTGATCAAAATAACACGTTAGGTGCTTCATTAAAATATTTTGACCTTGGTGATATACCTTTAGCAACAGATGACGGTACTGAGTCAGGCACATTTAGCCCTCGTGAATTTGCTATAGATGTAGTGTATAGCCGGAAGCTTAACGAAGGTAGAGGTGTCGGTGCTTCATTCAGATTTATTCATTCGAATTTATCAGGCAACTTCACTAATAGCGCTTTTGACACCAAACCGGGTACCTCAGTTGCTGTTGATATCGGATATTATAATAATAAAGAGATTACATTTTTGAAAAAACCAACTGATTGGATATTTGCCGCAGCTATAACCAATATTGGTTCAAAAATGACATACACTAATGATAACAACAGAGACTGGCTGCCAACAAATCTGAGAGTTGGAACTTCTTTTGGAATAGAAATAGATCCTTACAATAAATTTACTTTTGCAGTCGATTTAAATAAATTAATGGTTCCTACTCCTCCTATTTATGAAAGAGATTCAAATGGCAATATAATCTTTGACCCTAATACAGGAGATCCAATCATACGAGAGGGAAAAGATCCTAACAGGGGACTACTAAGCGGAATGTTTGGTTCATTTGCCGATGCTCCGGGTGGTTTTAGTGAGGAAATGAAGGAATTTCAAATTGCCTTTGGAATGGAATACGCCTATAGAAATGCGTTTTTCGCCCGAACAGGTTATTTCTATGAAAATGAAATGAAAGGAAACCGAAGATATTTTACTTTAGGTCTTGGTCTTGAATACCAAAAATTTGGAATTGATTTTTCATATTTGATACCAACTATTCAGAACCACCCACTTGCTGAGACTTTAAGATTTACCCTTCAATATAACTTCGACGAAAAAGAGGACACTGATAACGACTAA